TCACAAAAAATTACGAAAACAATAGTATTTGTATGACATGCCATAGTTGACAAAGCATattcatttacaaaatattttcacttataCATATTCAGATAGTAAGGGTATTTTTGCTATTCAGATATTCTGGGGAAGTTTTGATTAAGAAACATTAAGCACCCACGTGCCAGCATCTTGGCAAACTGACATCCATTAATTATTTGCCACATCTACATTGGACATATATACAAGATGTGTTAGTGCAGCAATTCTCAAACATCTGGGCTCGGGAGCCTTTTACATTCTTACAAATTATTGAGGACCCCAAAGAATTTTTGTACATGTGGAGTATATATATTGATacttattagaaattaaaactgaggaagtttaaaaatattatttattaaaaataacaaagccATTATACATCAacataaataacacattttttatgaaaattaaccaTATCttgcaaaacaaaaagaaattagtTTGAAGAGTGgtactgttttacatttttgcaaatcccTTTAATGTTTGGCTTAAAATTAGCTGAAATTATTTATATGTttctgcattcaatctgttgCACTTATCACACTTCATGTAGTCTCTGGAAAACTCTACTATATGCTCATGAGAGAATGAgaatcaaaaaaatttaaaaatagtctttGTGTTGAAATTAATTTTGACTTCACAGATCCCCTTGCTTCTCAGAGACCTCCTTCAAGGGTTTCCCATTCCACACATTATCCACTGTGCTGGTGCCTAGTACCCAGTTAtgactcaagaaatatttgctgaatgaaataatgaataccaGACCCTGTGCTAGGTACTGGGGACCCACAGCTGAACAAGATAAGAGTGCCTGCTCTTAAGTAGCTTAGACTTCCATGAAAGAGACAAGTATGCAAAAAACTGTGCTACCGTAGCAGTAAATACGATACTATGGGAGTGGGGTGGTAAGAGGGTATCTTGCCCAATCTTGGTGTTGGGGTCCATCCCCAACAGGCCCAGGGgttcccataggtgtggacgaagtcggcaaagaatgaaggacacggaggcagcattcagttgatcatcatagccaggttctccagccaggttctctctctttttttttttcataataaaaatttattcttacACAAATCTAGTGtttgaacagaaaaagaaagccccACTGTCGCCTAGAAAGAGGACTTGAAGCAGCAAGTGGGAAGCGGGGTGGCTCCGGGATATCAGGTGTGTGGTTACTGGCTCTGCTCAATGTATGTGGAGATGTCAATTTCTTCAGGAAGCTCTGCCACATTGACTTCAAACCTATCCTGAACAtcattgaggattttggcatcattCTCATTAGATACAAAAGTGATAGCCAGGCCTTTGGTGCCAAAGCGACCGGCACGGGCCACCCGGTGGAGATAGGTGTCCGAGTCCTCAGGCATGTCATAATTGAAGACGATGTTGACTCGCTCAATGTCCATCCCTCGGCCAAACAGATTGGTGGCCACCAGGATCCGCCGCTGAAAGTCCTTGAACTGCTGATAGCGTGATAGGCGCTCCTCCTGGGCCATGGCCCTGTGGATGGCGATGGCTGGGAAGTTCTGTTCCACGAGCAGCTGGGCCAGGGCCATGCAGCGCTGCACCGACTTCACAAAGATCACCACCTGGTTAAACTCTAGCACGTCCAGGAGGTCGAAGAGTTTACGGTTCTTTTCGCTGTCTTTGAGCTTGACATAGTACTGCTGCAGCCCATGCAGCGTGAGCTTGGTCTCGTCATCTACAAACACCTCCAAGGGATCTTGCATGAACTTCCTGCAGACGAGCCGGATCTCCTTACTCAGGGTGGCACTGAACATCATGCACTGCTTCTCGTGTGGCGTCAGGCGAAAGATCTCCTGTACATCCCGCCGCAGGTCCAGCTGCTCCAGCATCTTGTCACACTCATCCAGCACGAAGTGCTTCACGTTTCTCAGGTTGAGGCTCCTGTTCCGCACGAGTGCCAAGATGCGGCCTGGAGTCCCCACCACGACGTGGGGATAGTCCTTCTTCAGCACCTCTTCGTCCTTCTTGATGGAAAGACCCCCGAAGAACACGGACACCTTGACACTGGGCATGTACTTGGAGAAGCGCTCATACTCCTTGCTGATCTGAAAGGCCAGCTCCTGAGTGTGGCACATGACTAGGACGGTCACCTGTCCATTGACGGGCTCGATCTGCTGTAGGGTGGCCAGCACGAAGACTGCAGTCTTGCCCATTCCAGACTTGGCCTGGCACAGGACATCCATGCCCAGGATGGCTTGGGGAATACACTCGTGCTGAACCTCAGATGGATGCTCAAAGCCACAGTCCACTATGGCCCTCAGGAGCTCAGGCTTCAGCAGAAAGTCCCGGAAGCCAGAGCTGTGGATGGAAACGTAGGACCCCTTGACATCTTTCTTGGGGGGTACTGGGGTGCTCTCTGTAGGAGCCTGGGGCTCTTCATCTTCCTCATAATCCAGAAGCTCGTTTTCCACATCCTGTTCCGCCATAATACTAGTTCCCCGTTCACCTCCGCGCGCTCCAAGAGTCGACCCACCACGATGCCCATCCCGTGCCCTGACACGAGCTAGAGCACTTCCTGCCTCCTGCGTTGGACTGAGCACcagattctctctttattgtcctgttacatctgtatttataccagttgattttaatcctatccattgtattccaaaggttagggcgtttgttaatctagttctgttgagtttaatcctatccattgtattccaaaggttagggcgtttgttaatctagttctgttgagtttaatcctgtctaggttaatctctgttccattataagggctattccaaggtcactgctctactgataagctacaaagaagtgactgaaggagattatcctacccagtaaaggttatgtcctcccttCCCTGAGACTGCCCTGTGttggtgggtctccaggggtataggctttggtgctttccctggtgggcagacccctggggatgtgggcccaacaagtcccaaatttattgccaatagtcttagtccaagttcttcataagtagtacatggtatttctgtaacactagggggtttcactgatttattctcttccttagtcctgttaatccctaacttcagggaaaaaatcctcacctggggaaacaacctttcttggggaggtggtcttgtttaaaacacatagcgctaagagggggagcaaacattttttaaaatatattttattgatattttacagagaggaagggagagagatagggagttagaaacatcgatgagagagaaacatctatcagctgcctcctgcacatctcctactggggatgtgtccgcaaccaggtacatgaccttgaccggaatcgaacctgggacctttcaatctgcaggctgacgctctatccactgagccaaaccggtttcggcgggagcaaacatattaagaacagtatgccacatatgccaggtcccttgaaacatatgctgtgcagatgtttcttccctgcagcgactgtgtcaagcagcaaggatggaccggcttccggcatctTGGGAGATCAAGGAAGGCTCTAAGAGAAAATGATGGCTGAGCTGAGACTTAAAGGAGAAAGCCAGGTAAGGAATGCTAGTGTAAAAAAAGAGtgaaggcggggggtggggggggggtggtaacaAGGCTTGCTAGAGTTTTTATAGAGAGCAAGGCATGGCAGGTTGGCCAGAAATAAGAATATGGATCATGTAAATTTCCTGAGAGAAAGTCTGAAGACTTTAAGTACATACATAAAGTTTAGGAAGGTCTCTCTGGGTACAATGTGAAGAATGAGTTGGGATAAAACTGGACAGAAAGGCCACTGTAGAGAGGTGAGGCCGGAGATATTGGCCTAGCTAGAACAGGAGtagtggagatggagagaaatgaAGAGTTTAGACATCTCTGAGAAGGAGACATTGACGGGACTTTCCCATGGCTGTCAATGGTGAGAGGGAGGGGCTGAGTATTTCTGGCTGAGGCCACTGGGTTGATGATGATACCATTTAGAGATTGAGAacaaagaaacaagtaaaatgaGGATTTAATTTGGGATACATTGTTTTGAGATACATTGGAACTTGGGGATGTATATCTTGAAGGCAGTCAGGTATGCAGATTTGTAGTAAGAAAAGAGAactagaaatttttatttaggaGTCATTAGCATAATCACCGAATCCATGGCAGTGAATGTGATCATCAAAGGAGAGTATAAAAGGTGAGATAGGAATAAACTGACTAGGACACAACTCTGAGGTACATGGGCATGTAAGGGACAGGCAGAAGATGGGCATCCTGGAAGTTAAAATACCGTGCTATAAAGAAGCCAGAGGAAAACTAGCAAAGTGTGGTTTCACAAATCAAGGGGCTGTCAACGCAGCAGGCCTTGATCACCAGTATCAAATGCTGCCAAGAGGTCAAGTGAAATAAGAAAGAGGGTCCACTGGATTGAACAAACAGGTTATTAGGGACTTTATTTAGAATCTCAGTGGAGTGGCAGGGGCAGAACCGAGACGCATTGAATAAATAATCCATTGAATGAAGCTCTTGGGTGGACAGGAGGCAACAGAATCCAGAGGACAGACATGAGCAGATCAAATACAGAGAACATGCAGAAATCCGTGCCTTGGACAAGGTAGATACCTGATGCCCTGCAATGTTGGGCAGGGTGGGCATGGGGGCAGGCAGGCTGATGAAGATGGAGACAGGAGGTTGCTGGCATTCCTCTCTGAAGGGTTCTTTCTGCTGAGAAGAAACGAGGGAGCAAATGAGGACTTTGGAAATATACCAAGATGCAAACCAAGCTGTTTCCTTAGATAAAATGTCCtttattagaaaaaagaaatcgGAAACATTTCAAGTATACAGAGCAGTatagaaaataattacaatttaacACCCCATGTATCCTCCACCTGGCTCTAAGCTTTTGCCACATTTTCTGCAGATTATTTTTGGGACAAAATAAAGCATTACAGATGCTAGGGAGCCCTCCCTATTacattcccttcccttcctctccatgaGTAAATCACTATTCTGAATTTGGTGTCCCATCACTTCCTTATGTGATTTCCGGTTCTTAAACTTTTGTATACCATATATGTCTTTTTGCAACCtgattccttccctcccctctcaaTATTATGTTAATGGATTCTGTTTAAATGAACACTAGCATCTTTGGCTCATTAGTGTACATTTAGTATTCCATGTATGTCCATTTGTCCAACAAACGTAACTTATACATCTACTCTCCCACAATGGACATTTAAATTGTCTCACTAATATAagcaatgctgctatgaacatcctTATGCCGGttcatgaatatttatatatatatatagtataagtttatatttatttattcctatgTAAGTCCTAACATGCAGCTTAATAGGAAAGATAACCCATGTGCATGAATTATACAGGCCATTCATTCGTCTTCCAGAAGGGCCCAGAAGCCGATGGATGAGTGACGCTCTCCCTGGAAAGCGTTTGGAGGCGGCTCCAAGGGCCACACACTGTCAGCCCTGGATGCCTCGTTCACGGTCACCCCGTGGCCTCACGTGCGCCCATTCATTCTCTCAACTCGAGTGCGCGCCCCCGGCGGCCGGACCCGGGCCCAGGGCGGGCCTAACGCGGAGGGTCCGCGGGGGCAGCCGCGCAGCCGACCCCTGGGCTGTGCCAGGCCCCCAAAGTGACAgcgcccggggggcggggggcgtccaGGGCCTAATCTCACTTGCGACCCCGCGCAGGAGGCTGAGGCGGCGGGGTGGACGGGGCACGGACGCTTGCCTCCAActgtctctcccctccactcGCCACGCCGCCAGGTCAGTAGCTGGAAGCCCGGGCGCGGACCAGGCCCCCGCCCCGAGCGCCGCTCCCCAGCCGGGCCTCCCCCGGTGGCGCCTCTCCGCCTTACGCCAAATCCGTAAGGAGGCGCCGAGGCCAACCGGGCGGCGCCCGCCTCCCAAGCTCTGACGTCAGATCGCGCGGGGCGGCCCTCGCGGCGGCCATGTTTAGTGAGGGCAACCCCACCCTCGCGCCCCACCGGCCTTCCCCTCACACCTTCCTCAGGCTCTTCACCGACGAACGGGAGGGTTTAACCTTAGAGGCAGTGTTGAAGAAGCCTGCTGACGCCTGCCTGCACGTGGCCCCGGCGGTGCCCAACCCCGCCAACTTAAACATGGCGGCCGCCCCCGAGCGGCAAACGAGCGCGGACGCCAATGAAGTCATGCTCACCATGGAGCAGGGAGGCGAGGCCGGGAAGGGGAAATCTCGCGAGATCTCAGCGGCCGCCGCGCGGCCCGGAAGCCTctcggagggggcgggggcgggaggcgtGCGCGAGCCGGAGGAGGAGTCCGGGTGCTGCGAGCTGCGCAAGCCGGGCAGCGACGCCGGGCGGCTGCGCCGCGGAACTGGCGTAGGCGGCCTTGGAGAATCGCGGGCTGCGCCGCTCCCCGGCTGGtcgcggagggggaggggatgtcGGTCAGTGCGAGATCCGCTGCTGCTGAGGAGAGGAGCGTCAACAGCAGCACCATGGGTGAGTCTCAGCTCCGGGCCGCCCGGCGCGGGTCGGCGGCTCCGGGCGCGGGGGGCCGCTGCGGCCGCGGACCCGGCCGGGGGAACGCCCTGAGGCCAGGCGGGGGCGGTGGCgagaggaggtggggtgggggccacgGCGGGCCcggggcgcggcggcggcgggcccggggggaggggaggcggcggCGGTGACAGTTTGAATTGAAGGCGAGGGGAGCCGAGGCGGCGGCGTTTCCTGTGCCGCGGCGGGCGGGCCCGGGAGCGGGGAGACGGGAGCCGCGGCCTCCGGCGCCGCGGCCGGAGCAGCCCGCGGGGGTCGTCTGTGCCCGGCCCGCCGGCTTCCGCGGCCCGGCTTCCCCGGGCGGCCGGCCGCAGCCCCGCGGGAGCTCCCCTCGCGGGAGCGGCCCGGCCCGGCGcggaggtggggggtgtgggcCGGCCCGGCGGGCGCGGGCGGGAGGAGGAAGGATGCGCTGGGCTGCGGCCGCGGGGAGGCGGCTGCAGCGCTGCCCCTGCCGCCGCTCGGGCTTCCTTCCCCCCGGCGCGGCCCGAAGGCCGGGGGATGGCGGGCGAGGCTTGAGGACCGGGACTAAGGAGCCCGCTTTGGGCttaatttgtaagaaaaaaagggaaagaacgTCGGGGAAGGGCGCCCTCCCGAGGAGTGGAAGCGGGTGGGAAGGGtcgcggggaggggagggaccccTCATTTCTGAAAGTGTGCAGTGTTCTCGGTGACTCTGTACCGAGCCCTTTCGTTTCCTCCGCTCCCCCCGCGCGTCGGAGAGAGCGAGGCCGTTTCATTCACATTTTCCACTGCCGCGCTCCCTGGCGGGCCGGGCGGTGGGCAGCCGGCGGCGAGTGTCCGGACGCGCGCCCCTCGCTGCGGGACGGGGTGGGAGCACCCTGTTTCCCACCGGGGTTTTCCCCGCGCGAGGCAGGAACCGTGGCACCCAGGTGCCTGCTCCGTGACCGCCATAACGTCGTTGCGAGTTCATTGTCAGAGTTCAGCCCTAAGGTTTCTTTTGGTCTATTTTGGTAAAAGGGGAAGGGTGCCGAGTGCCCCTGAAAATCTAAATGAACGGGCAGTCTGGATTCAGAACATGTTACTTGTTTTACACATTGACAGACACGCAGGTGACGCATGTGGTCCGCACCTCcgtcccccaccccaacccccagcttATGAGCAAGTTGGGGAGGAAACGTTTTAGGCGTTAAATGCACAGATAGCGTTGACATGAAATTTATGGAAGCCCGCTAGACGGAAGGCCGGTGCCTTCGGATATAAACGGCTCCAAAGCTGGTTGCTGCTGCCTGGATCCCTTGTGCCTCCAAATAGCCGGGACGGGGCGAAGGAGGCGGCAGGAAACGGTCCCTCACCCACCCAGCTGTcgggtggggctggaggagggcgcGGGCAGCGGGAAGTGAGCGTGGACGCGGCAGGGGTGGGCTGTCTGGTCACTTCGCGTCAGTCTGTGGGGACAACACGATGGAGCctggttctctctcttttccctccttttTATTGAGAAGCCAGGTTCTTTCagtaaagttattaaaaatgtcACCTGTGCGGTTAGGTTTACAGAACTGAAGTTCATAACTGATTCTAGAACTTCATTTTGTGTTTGTCAAGTAGATTTTAATttacagaaaggatatatatacacacacacacatatacatatatatatatacacacacacacacatatatatttgttatttagtTAAGAGTTTTTGGTTTCTGGTTTTCTCTTGCAGATAAGGTATTCAATAGTGTAACTACATGAAAGGTAGTGTTATCAATAGATTATGTTTCAGAAGTTTGTTATAAAATTGGTTGTTTAGATTTATGGATTTTCCCATAGAAATAATCTTAAATAAGTCCATGCCAGAACTTCTGAGCTAGTTTGAGATAAGGTTGGATCCTGACAGATCTTAAAGCAATTGTAGAGGGTTGACTACAACATAGGTGACTCCCctcactcaccccccccccccaaaaaaaacacaaacaaaaaaaaacagcttggggaggaggaagagttaGATCTGTGGTTTCCAAGGTCTCATGCATGGGGGTGGTCAGATGACAGGACCAGTCAGTGAAGACCGTGGTAGAGCTCTTGGTTTCAGACTTCTTATAATTCGATGGTACACATATTCACAATGGCTATGCTCTACTCTGGGTTTTGCCAATAGAGTATTGTTACCTACTGAATTACAGTGGAGAACCACGTTTCACATTTTGAGCTAATAAGCCATGTTCAATTTTGATTAGAgattgaaacattttattttaacatttatgcaTTTTACTAAATTTTAAGACAAAACTTTTGATATGTTCACTGTACTAAATTTGAATTGTAAATGATTTGAGATTAATTACACAATGAAAGTGatgtagaaaaaaatgtgttttgcagAGTAGAATTTTAAGGTAGCATGACTATAGGTTAGGCCTGTCCGATGAGAGCATACTGCTAAATGTAGACTGTTGGTCTCTACAACAGTGTTTTGCAGACTGCAAGTTGAGACCTATTAGTTGGTCTTGAAATCAATTTTGTGGATTTCTcctaatgctttttaaaaagtaggagaGAGCCCTATCGggtttggctctggatagagcgtcacccaaagggtcccaggtttgattacagtcaagggcatgtacctgggttgcaggctcctccccggccctggttggggctcttgcaggaggcaaccaatcgatgtgttgatctcacattgatatttctttctgtctttcccgctcttccactctttctaaaaatcagtgggaaaaatatcctcgggtgaggattaacaacaaaaaggtaagaaagaaatagaaaatagcagTACATTAGTATAAATTTCGGGAGAATTAAATTCTGTTATATAAGTATTGtttgtgatatttctttttttattaagaattatGGTAAAAATTTGTAAAAACACTCTGGGGGATATATAGTTGGATGTGCAGTATGTGCAAGGGGTTGGAAGTCTTGGTGTGAGGAGGAAAGCTTTAAATGATATTAAGTCCATGTGGCTTTTTCTTACCCAGATTCGTTTGTGTGTGGATAGAGAGAGCTGAGGCTACTGCTTGAGAGGAGCTCATCTCAAAGCCAGATGGAGTTGGGTGGTAGCCACTGCAGCATTGTAGGAAGTGGAGAAGAGAGGTCTTTCTTAACCATCTAGTGACTAGACTAGACACAGTTtgccaatggtcggcaaactgcggctcggcaaactgcggctcgcgagacacatttggctctttggcctcttgagtgtggctgttccacaaaataccgactcttccacaaaataccgacttctgcgaatgggccacgaagtttcaatcgcactgtacgtgcgcgcccccacgtggtattttgtggaagagccacactcaaggggccgaagagccgcatgtggctcgtgagccgcggtttgccgaacACGGATCTAGTCCATAATTCTTCTTCCTAGAACTCCAGCCACTTAATACTTAGTATTTTTCAAACTTGGGAATCAGAATCACCTAGGTAGCTTTTGTGTGTCTGTACATTCATCACTTAATTAGTGGACCTTTG
This DNA window, taken from Myotis daubentonii chromosome 10, mMyoDau2.1, whole genome shotgun sequence, encodes the following:
- the LOC132211180 gene encoding ATP-dependent RNA helicase DDX39A-like — its product is MAEQDVENELLDYEEDEEPQAPTESTPVPPKKDVKGSYVSIHSSGFRDFLLKPELLRAIVDCGFEHPSEVQHECIPQAILGMDVLCQAKSGMGKTAVFVLATLQQIEPVNGQVTVLVMCHTQELAFQISKEYERFSKYMPSVKVSVFFGGLSIKKDEEVLKKDYPHVVVGTPGRILALVRNRSLNLRNVKHFVLDECDKMLEQLDLRRDVQEIFRLTPHEKQCMMFSATLSKEIRLVCRKFMQDPLEVFVDDETKLTLHGLQQYYVKLKDSEKNRKLFDLLDVLEFNQVVIFVKSVQRCMALAQLLVEQNFPAIAIHRAMAQEERLSRYQQFKDFQRRILVATNLFGRGMDIERVNIVFNYDMPEDSDTYLHRVARAGRFGTKGLAITFVSNENDAKILNDVQDRFEVNVAELPEEIDISTYIEQSQ